In one Gossypium hirsutum isolate 1008001.06 chromosome D09, Gossypium_hirsutum_v2.1, whole genome shotgun sequence genomic region, the following are encoded:
- the LOC107891705 gene encoding ras-related protein Rab7-like: MASRRRMLLKVIILGDSGVGKTSLMNQYVNRKFNNQYKATIGADFLTKEIQFEDRLFTLQIWDTAGQERFQSLGVAFYRGADCCVLVYDVNVAKSFDDLNNWREEFLIQATPSDPENFPFVVLGNKVDLDGGNSRVISEKTAMAWCVSKGNIPHFETSAKEGFNVDAAFECIAKNALKNEPEEEIYLPETIDVVDGGWPQKSTSCEC, translated from the exons ATGGCTTCTCGTCGGCGTATGCTTCTAAAGGTGATAATTCTTGGTGACAGTGG GGTCGGAAAAACATCTCTAATGAATCA GTATGTTAATCGTaaattcaataatcaatacaaagcCACAATAGGAGCTGATTTTTTGACAAAAGAGATTCAATTTGAAGATAGATTGTTCACATTGCAG ATATGGGATACTGCTGGGCAAGAAAGATTTCAAAGTTTAGGGGTAGCATTCTATCGAGGAGCTGATTGCTGTGTATTAGTGTACGATGTCAATGTCGCCAAATCCTTCGATGATCTTAACAACTGGCGAGAAGAATTCTTGATTCAG GCCACTCCATCTGATCCTGAAAACTTTCCTTTTGTCGTGTTGGGAAATAAGGTTGATCTTGATGGTGGCAATAGTCGagtg ATTTCTGAAAAGACGGCAATGGCATGGTGTGTTTCAAAGGGAAACATACCGCACTTCGAGACATCAGCAAAAGAAGGATTCAATGTTGATGCCGCATTTGAATGTATAGCCAAAAATGCTCTCAAGAATGAACCTGAAGAAGAAAT ATACCTTCCTGAAACTATTGATGTCGTCGACGGTGGTTGGCCTCAGAAATCAACTAGTTGTGAGTGTTAG
- the LOC107891703 gene encoding methyltransferase-like protein 22, producing MNGGDSKDDEEEREQVMSEVHLGCPPGICGPHISRFTICLPSGVESSRFNGLFKEEESCTDQEISFDEDGDLILPRRRQISRRCFTMKIQHNITSPIPSVGLQVWNAELILSDFVLHKMCTSMEFHGIVSLELGAGTGLAGMLLAHAAKTVFLTDHGDQILENCLKNVQLNSGVLNHQKVVYVRELDWTHPWPPKVSSDLATQERFSWSSSELEEVQKASLLLAADVIYSDDLTDALFGILERIMSQGSEKVLYLALEKRYNFSLDDLDVVANGYLNFRSYLKDDSECEGLELGSLPCFMGKCIDVAEIPQYVGGYDRGDDVELWEIRYSKGKL from the exons ATGAACGGTGGAGATTCAAAGGATGATGAGGAGGAACGGGAACAAGTTATGAGCGAGGTCCATCTGGGATGTCCACCTGGCATCTGCGGTCCTCACATTTCCCGCTTCACCATTTGCCTGCCTTCTG gaGTTGAATCCAGCAGATTTAATGGACTGTTCAAAGAAGAGGAATCTTGTACGGACCAAGAAATTAGCTTCGATGAAGATGGCGACCTGATTTTACCAAGAAGACGCC AGATTTCTCGGCGTTGTTTCACTATGAAAATCCAGCATAATATCACTTCACCCATTCCTAGTGTTGGTTTGCAG GTATGGAATGCCGAACTAATTTTGTCAGATTTTGTGTTACATAAGATGTGCACTTCAATGGAGTTCCATGGCATTGTCTCTTTAGAGCTTGGTGCTGGAACAG GGCTTGCAGGCATGCTGCTTGCGCATGCTGCTAAGACCGTGTTCTTAACAG ACCATGGTGACCAAATCCTCGAAAACTGTCTTAAGAATGTTCAACTTAATTCTGGAGTCCTTAATCATCAGAAAGTAGTTTATGTGCGTGAACTTGATTGGACTCACCCTTGGCCTCCTAAAGTTAGCTCAGACCTGGCAACTCAAGAAAG GTTTTCATGGAGCTCCTCAGAACTTGAAGAAGTCCAGAAAGCTTCTCTGCTTTTAGCTGCTgatgtcatttacagtgatgatCTTACAGATGCGCTATTTGGTATCTTAGAGAGAATAATGTCGCAAGGGTCTGAAAAG GTGTTATACTTGGCACTGGAAAAACGCTACAACTTCAGTCTTGATGATCTTGATGTTGTAGCAAATGGTTATTTAAATTTCAGAAGTTACTTGAAAGATGACAGTG AATGTGAAGGCCTTGAGCTCGGTTCCTTGCCTTGTTTTATGGGTAAATGTATCGATGTTGCAGAAATTCCACAGTATGTGGGAGGATATGACCGAGGAGACGATGTTGAGCTTTGGGAGATTAGATACAGTAAAGGAAAGCTATAA